The DNA window GGGCGTGGTCTTTTGTGTGAGAACTCCTTGTTGTCTGATAGTTTCACATGGGGTGCTTGAAGGCGAACTTTCTAAAGGGAACGGGTCGAACGCAGGAGGAGCATCTTCGCGCCGTTGTTCGACGACTTCAATTCTGCGCTCAAGATTATCGATTTTTGACGTATAGggtaataaagaaaaaatatatttaattcatttatatatttatttgtgAACACGTGTCGCTTTTAGGCTTCTACTTTGGCTCTTGCTCTGTTTATGACTGAGTGCAAGCAACTGCCGGAATTCGATTGGCTGACAGTCAGTTTGAATCTTCAGACGGCTTCTCAGGTTAGATGTCATcgttttaaaaaataaataaattagattaaattaattagattcCTGGACGGGAATTGTCCATATGTTTCGAAGAAGTCCAAGAGTTTTTTCTCAAACGAGACATAGAGCGACTGGCTCGACACAAAGCCGCTCATCTCCGACTGGGCAGTTCCGGCGAAGAGGATCGCAACTCTAAGGAGAAACCCCGGATttgtcatcgacgtcaaataaGTAAGTCGTGTCGAGGCGAGGCGGAACTTGTCATCGAGTCAGACACGGAAGTGTTTGTCGTATGAGAAGAGACGCCCTAACGTTAATTAGTAACGTCTAAAGAAAGGACCTGTTTTGTTGTTGGGGAGGGGGCCCCCCCCCTGAAactatttttctttctgttcgATTATTTTTGGCTTGTTttcgaagcgttcgaacgattggtaattctaaattaaattGTTCAAATCccgaaaaaaaaggaaaatagTTTAGACATCTAAAACGCGGTTTGAATTATGAGAGGATCCTCCTCCGTAGCCggtcgacgattttccttTCTCGCTGTACGGtttgcgcgacggcgatatCGTCATCCGGTTGATCGCTAAAAGGTCCGTCGTCATGCGCTCCGTCTCGTAGTAGtccgaatcgacgatttcgtgctGTTGGTAGTCATTGTGTCCCCCGACGTTGTGCTAATGACGGTGCGACTGTAGGCGAAACTGTTAATTAAACTAACCTTCCTTCTCAAAACGAGGCGCTTTCGAGATTCACATTTCGGCAGCACAGGCAGTTTGGTTTGAATGCCAGATTGAAAAGAGCCGCTGAAAATGGTGGAAGAGCTAGTCGAGCCAAAAGAGCAAATTGAATAACATCTTGCTCAAGTCCCCAAACAGAACTAAAGACCTTAGACTGTAGTACATATATACGACGCACTTCCTCGATCTTCCGCGCCCCCCCTCTTTCTTCAATCATCTCCTTCTCCCcctccttcttcgtctccttctcgtctctcgtcgtcgcgacgcggcgGTGTACACTTCGAACGCGTAGCGTTTCGCTGTCGTGCTTCTAGACGTTGGGGGAGGGCAAAAGCGGTTTTTCGGGCTTGTTTGCTTGTTTATTTGTTCGATTCACTTTTGGTACTCCTTCAGACTTTCCATGTAGCCTTTTCGCTCTTTCAAATCGGCGCGACTATGCACCAAATAGgcgagagcgtcgacgctttcgatTCCCAGCTGAAAGCGAGCTTTGGACGGCGCGATTGCACGAAAATATGAATTCACCTCTTTTGCCAGAagctttcttcgtcgctttgatCGCTCCCGAATTGCCTTTACGTCCGAGAAATCGCGAATTCGGTCCGGGAGCGCAATCCGGGCTTAGGTGACATCACAGGCGAATGGTGTACGAGTCGTTACTCTTGTTATCCGAATGACGAATTGGACGGCATCGACTCCAAAGACAGCAACGGCGCCGAGCACAAGCACATCGTTCGTCGACAGCCAGCCCGCGCGGGCCGTATCGGGCGTATTTACCGTCCTGGCTCTCCTAGCAACCACGCGACAGGTCAGAAGAAGTCCCAATGGGTCCCAATGGGCTCTTTAGGCGAACCTTTCgagttgatgacgtcgcatCAGAATCTTTATAGTTGTACATGCACTGGCGGTTTTATACGGAGCCGAAAGTGGATTCTACGAATTCTGTTAATCTTTCCGATCTACTCGTTCGCTTCGTGGCTCAGTCTCGTCTTCTACCAGAACTACATCTATTTTGACACCGTGCGAGACTGCTACGAAGGTAAggaggggaaaaaaaggGAGAACTTACGTAATTCAATTATAATTGATATGTTTCTATATTTAGCTTTTGTCATCTACAGTTTTCTCAGCGTGTGCTACGAGTATTTAGGCGGTGAAATGAGGATAATCGAGGCCATAGGAGGAAAACCTGTGGTGTAAGaatcaattgaaaaaagaatcaatcgATTCTATTCTATCTTCTGATGTAGATGTAGCTGGTGGTCGGGCACGTGCAATTTCACAATTCTCTATCATTTCTAAAATTCTGCAAACAGGTTAAATACaggcaaaaaattaaatcaaagTTAActatatttttattaggcAACACTTTTATTAAACCCCTCGTAGCAATAATAACTATAATCCTCCACGCAACAGGTCATTATAAAGACGGAGACTGGAGGTGAGCcaattaaaataaatcaatggATGGCCTGAACTGCTCTTTCTATTCTAGTCTTAATCATGCTTGCCTACAATGTGTCCATCACATTTGCTCTCTACGCTTTCGTAGAGCGCgtccacgtgacgtcgaaaacgtcgaatctCGTCTAAAAAAGCAGATCTATAGTGCCTCCGAATCCGGAAACATATCCAGTTTAAAGaggatcgtcgccgaaggcAGAAAGttgttcgacgacgacgacaacaaggatcgcttcgacgcgcTGTTCGACTCGAACGAACGCAACGACGGTCGTCCGTGCACGCCGCTCGTAATTAGCGCAAAAAAACAAccactttgacgtcgtcgagtatCTCGTCAGCAATTgtcaagtcgacgtcgaaacgacgggaACCGttcgatttgacggcgaTCGCGAGGACATTCTCGATGCGCCGCCTCTTTGAACGGCAGCGACGGCCGGTACGATGATTTTTTACCTCACGAATGAATGACTATAGTACGAGGTGGAGCCAAACAAGCTTTTAGAGATGGAAACACCTTTCCCCTTTGCAGTACAGTAGGCGCTTGAGACTCGTGACGATAGTCAATTTCCCCTTTTGTTCTTTGACCTAGTCTTtttcataattaattaattaattaattaattaattaattaattaatcggtTTCTTAATTCTAGGGCATGCTAAAATTGTTCGATTTCTTGTTGACTCCGCGGGAGCCGACATTCACCACGCTACGGCAATggaatcgacgccgttgcGCGGCTCTTGCTTCGACGGACATCTAGACATTGTTCACTTTCTCAGCAAACGAGGTGCAAAGGTGAATGCGCCCAACTATAGCGGACAGACGCCGTTGATGGTGGCGGCGGGACGCGGCCACCTGAAACTCGTCAAATATCTGCTAACTTTGTCGGCTGATCTgaatttgaagacgacggagGGGTAAGCGAGAATTAAGACGTGTTGCTCTACTGGAGTGCTACCACACCTTgttagtagtagtagtagtagaaCACGAGTGCACGTATCTTGACtgcatttcatttttttcaggtacTCTGCTCTTCACATCGTCGCCTCGTCTGATAAGGGTACCgtcgaaattttgaaaatgctTGAAAAAGCCGGAAGCCGAGTGGAAGCGACGCCAGACGGTTGGACGGTGGGATTTCTCGCGGCGACAGCCGGTCGCAGCGCAATCGTCGACTACGTCATGAACAAACACGACCTGACGTCGAAAGAACGAGCCGAAATTCTCGAACTCTACTGCTCGGTTCTCTTCGACAAGAACGGCGATCGCACGTCGGCGATGTCGGCATGGAAACGCGCAATGGCAATACGAATCGAACACGACAtctttctgaaaaaaaagcgacgtcataCGGCCGCTAGCCGTTTACAATCGACACCAGGAAGCGATCACTCCCGACGAACTCGGCTCCGTCGAATGCGACGTGGCGGACGATTCGTTGGAGATGCATTCGCTTCTCGTTCGCGAGCGCATCATCGGCGCGCGTCGCTCGACGGCGTACTACATCCGACGTCGCGGCTTGAAGTACAGCGCGACGGGATCGTACGCGCGTACGATGGACCTGTGGACGCACGCGCTCGCCATGCATCGAAAGATCATCAAACCCGAAGATACCGACGTCAAAGCGATACTGATCAATTGCGTGCACACGTTTCGGCAGATGATCGACAACGCTTTCTATCCGCGtctcgacgactttttcgccTGGGGTCTCGACAAGATGTTGTGACGAAACTACTCGTCATACTTTTGAATTTCGTCGTGACTTGGATGAAAATCGactacgtcgaattcgacgacgagtggcAATCGAGAATGGCGTTAATCGTTCGGCTCGTTCGATCGGGCGTCGTCACCGCCGTCGCGCGATCGAGTCCGTTGCACGTCGCAGGGGGCTCGGCCACGTGCTCACGCGAATGCCCAATGGTCGGCTCATTCGTGTCCTACTCCAGTGCTCGGCCGATtgtctcgccgtcgatcgcgatcgtaaTACGCCTCTTCATATATTGATTCATTCGACGGTGATCTTGAAGATGAAGGACAGCGTTTTTTACGAGTCTGCACGTATGCTGATCGGGCGTCCGTGAATtgtcgaaattcgtcgaagcagcGGCCGGtggatttgatttttagtcAGGGTGCGGACGTTCTGGCAAAGTCTTATCCCGCCACGGTCGACACTGTGGTGAAACTGAGTCTGTCTGGAATTTCGCTGCGATCTCTTGCAGCGTGCGCTGTTGTTGACTATGATCTCGAAACGACCAATCTTCCAGCAAAACTTAGGGCCTTCGTAAACTTGCATTGATTGAAAGAGTTGTGTAAATgcatcgaattttttttactGTACTatgaaaaaaaggaaatatttGTCAACTGACAATTTTACGCTACAAGACCAAAAAACAATAGAATTCTTGCACTGACTAAATTCTCTATAAGGagttcttcaatttcaattatATGTAATTAGACTTCACTTTTATGAAGCAAGTCAGTCAatgtatttaattttaatccACTCCCCACCCAATGTAATCTGAAAGCATcactaataaaaaagacCAATAACAGAGTGAAATTTATTACCTTTGCGCTGCCTTTACGTCTGGGAGGAGTCTGATTATCTGCACGACAACAACTGTATATTTGACGCCATGTGTTCAGAACTCTAACTCTCCTACCTTGACCGAAGGCACACGCACCAGGAAACggaggtggaggaggagccaCAAACTGTagaggcggcggctgcgAAGGCACAGGAGAGGCAGGGCCACGTaatggaggaggaggagaaaacgaTGACAGTGCACACGAAGATTGACTGTTTTGAGCGCTAGGCGCAGGTGGCTGTtggtcttcttcgtcgctgtccAGGGTCAAATCAACAACAACAGGGACCCGTGCTTTGGAGGCGGGTGGAGTAGAAGGGACGCTGCCTCTCTTTCCAATATTACCTTGATTTCAGCGTgaacagaagaaaattttatGCAGATATGCTTACTTTCCACGTGGGGTGATGATAGCGTGATCTCTAGAATTGAGGATAGTGACGCAAGAGACTCCAATTCGCGTGTTTTACCTGTCCGGTTCTCCTTGAAAACACTCCATGAACCATCTTGACTAAACACGATATCCAGTCCGCTTGGATTCGACGCCAGAATTTCAAGAAAGTATCTTAAGTCAAGGAATCGCTCacagaataaataaatcataATCAATATACCCGTCAACAGTCAAGTTATCAAAAAGCACAAAATGATCACAGACAGGGCAAAGCCAAGACGACTTTCTGTCGACAAAAAACTCAGGACGATTCCTAAGGTATTACGTAAAGCTTACTTTTCGTTCATCTGAACATAGAGCTCCCCGTCAAAGCACTGCAAGTGCTTACAGTCAGTTCCCCTAAAACACGCGCCTGGCTTGTCATGACaaa is part of the Oscarella lobularis chromosome 6, ooOscLobu1.1, whole genome shotgun sequence genome and encodes:
- the LOC136187999 gene encoding cyclin-G1-like isoform X2, whose protein sequence is MFGTWGVVAICVTQSLWPFREPDCVGMKGVSNSEACANDGGCPQMSEDKSSSCRQVLVVSSPFVAHIDVTSAPRFASANRNRARFDREVLSSKEIARLCDYQFSAPDIVRMERIVLNKLNFDANAITPLHFIQVFHMGCLKANFLKGTGRTQEEHLRAVVRRLQFCAQDYRFLTYRASTLALALFMTECKQLPEFDWLTVSLNLQTASQIPGRELSICFEEVQEFFLKRDIERLARHKAAHLRLGSSGEEDRNSKEKPRICHRRQISKSCRGEAELVIESDTEVFVV
- the LOC136187999 gene encoding cyclin-G1-like isoform X3; this translates as MFGTWGVVAICVTQSLWPFREPDCVGMKGVSNSEACANDGGCPQMSEDKSSSCRQVLVVSSPFVAHIDVTSAPRFASANRNRARFDREVLSSKEIARLCDYQFSAPDIVRMERIVLNKLNFDANAITPLHFIQVVCLRKNGGVVFCGTGRTQEEHLRAVVRRLQFCAQDYRFLTYRASTLALALFMTECKQLPEFDWLTVSLNLQTASQIPGRELSICFEEVQEFFLKRDIERLARHKAAHLRLGSSGEEDRNSKEKPRICHRRQISKSCRGEAELVIESDTEVFVV
- the LOC136187999 gene encoding cyclin-G1-like isoform X1, translating into MFGTWGVVAICVTQSLWPFREPDCVGMKGVSNSEACANDGGCPQMSEDKSSSCRQVLVVSSPFVAHIDVTSAPRFASANRNRARFDREVLSSKEIARLCDYQFSAPDIVRMERIVLNKLNFDANAITPLHFIQVVCLRKNGGVVFCANFLKGTGRTQEEHLRAVVRRLQFCAQDYRFLTYRASTLALALFMTECKQLPEFDWLTVSLNLQTASQIPGRELSICFEEVQEFFLKRDIERLARHKAAHLRLGSSGEEDRNSKEKPRICHRRQISKSCRGEAELVIESDTEVFVV